The bacterium genome window below encodes:
- a CDS encoding SDR family NAD(P)-dependent oxidoreductase, translating to MKDFKDKVAVVTGGAGGIGKALVKAFVGVGMKVVIGDVEEPVLKATCEELGDAVSGVVTDVSDPASVQALADYTFEKHGACHILFNNAGVSAPNLDVWETEPSDFTWVHGVNVAGVAHGIQAFVPRMIASGEEGYVLNTSSGDGGISPLAQQVVYASSKAAVSTMTECLAAQLIGRGTNLRAAIFYPSGGMLDTGIWTTKRNRPAELARENEVDASQETTFDAFMEGAKAAGFEMPVQDLDELAQFCLEGIRNEDFVIMIGRETMEATLVERAKKLAAGECPIELEHMGLS from the coding sequence ATGAAGGATTTCAAGGACAAGGTCGCGGTCGTGACCGGCGGCGCCGGCGGGATCGGCAAGGCCCTCGTCAAGGCGTTCGTCGGTGTCGGCATGAAGGTCGTGATCGGTGACGTCGAAGAGCCGGTCCTGAAGGCGACCTGCGAAGAGCTCGGGGACGCGGTCAGCGGCGTCGTGACCGACGTCTCGGATCCGGCCTCGGTCCAGGCCCTCGCCGACTACACGTTCGAGAAGCACGGCGCGTGCCACATCCTCTTCAACAACGCCGGGGTCTCGGCCCCGAACCTGGACGTCTGGGAGACCGAGCCCTCGGACTTCACGTGGGTCCACGGCGTGAACGTCGCGGGCGTCGCCCATGGCATCCAGGCCTTCGTACCGCGCATGATCGCGTCCGGTGAAGAGGGTTACGTGCTGAACACGTCCTCGGGTGACGGCGGGATCTCGCCGCTCGCGCAGCAGGTCGTCTATGCCTCGAGCAAGGCCGCCGTCTCGACGATGACCGAGTGCCTCGCGGCGCAGCTCATCGGCCGCGGGACGAACCTCCGCGCGGCGATCTTCTACCCCTCCGGCGGGATGCTCGACACGGGCATTTGGACGACCAAGCGGAACCGACCCGCGGAGCTCGCGCGCGAGAACGAGGTCGACGCGTCCCAGGAGACGACCTTCGACGCCTTCATGGAGGGCGCGAAGGCGGCGGGCTTCGAGATGCCCGTCCAGGATCTCGACGAGCTCGCGCAGTTCTGCCTCGAGGGCATCCGCAACGAAGACTTCGTGATCATGATCGGTCGAGAGACGATGGAGGCCACGCTCGTCGAGCGGGCGAAGAAGCTCGCCGCCGGAGAGTGCCCGATCGAGCTCGAGCACATGGGGCTTTCCTAG
- a CDS encoding TetR/AcrR family transcriptional regulator, producing MPTDSPLSTDAEASSPPGRGDRRVQEFRARVLTTAEELFTERGIEATKIDDICEAADVAKRTLCNHFPTKADIVQALSREAVSRMVASIDEARVAGATTRERITLLFDGFFSGDFEIGPVHREFVGAFFGAAHGTPDASEGEIRVSDAIQALLAEGGPDQLPPGASIETFAEVVLGSIYATTLEWVHRDDYDVEARTSEVGRFLASLLPRR from the coding sequence ATGCCGACCGACTCCCCCCTCTCTACCGACGCCGAGGCGTCCTCGCCGCCGGGCCGCGGCGATCGACGCGTCCAGGAGTTTCGCGCGCGTGTCCTGACGACCGCGGAGGAGCTCTTCACGGAGCGCGGGATCGAGGCGACGAAGATCGACGACATCTGCGAGGCGGCGGACGTCGCGAAACGGACCCTCTGCAACCACTTCCCGACCAAGGCCGACATCGTCCAGGCGCTCTCCCGCGAAGCGGTCTCCAGGATGGTCGCGAGCATCGACGAAGCGCGCGTCGCGGGGGCGACGACCCGGGAGCGGATCACCCTCCTCTTCGACGGATTCTTCTCGGGCGATTTCGAGATCGGCCCGGTCCACCGCGAGTTCGTCGGCGCCTTCTTCGGCGCCGCCCACGGCACCCCGGACGCGAGCGAAGGGGAGATCCGCGTCTCGGACGCGATCCAGGCCCTGCTCGCCGAGGGCGGGCCGGATCAGCTCCCGCCCGGCGCCTCGATCGAGACCTTCGCGGAGGTCGTGCTCGGCTCGATCTACGCGACGACCCTCGAGTGGGTCCATCGCGACGACTACGACGTCGAAGCGCGGACGTCGGAAGTCGGCCGCTTCCTGGCGAGCCTGCTTCCGCGCCGTTGA